One genomic segment of Nocardioides cavernaquae includes these proteins:
- a CDS encoding helix-turn-helix domain-containing protein, with protein sequence MAKGMVGKTVGNLGEYLKEQRQASKLSLRQLSEAAGVSNPYLSQIERGLRKPSADVLQQIAKALRISAEQLYIRAGILNPEDGVGGSVELAVLADSGLTERQKQSLLDVYASFLAINAAERDDEGES encoded by the coding sequence ATGGCAAAGGGAATGGTCGGTAAGACCGTCGGCAATCTGGGGGAGTACCTCAAGGAGCAGCGACAGGCGTCCAAGCTGTCGCTGCGCCAGCTCTCCGAGGCAGCCGGTGTGTCCAACCCGTACCTGTCGCAGATCGAACGTGGTCTGCGCAAGCCCTCCGCCGACGTGCTTCAGCAGATCGCGAAGGCCCTGCGGATCTCCGCCGAGCAGCTCTACATCCGTGCCGGCATCCTCAATCCCGAGGATGGCGTCGGCGGTTCCGTGGAGCTGGCGGTGTTGGCCGACTCGGGCCTGACCGAGCGACAGAAGCAGTCCCTGCTCGATGTCTACGCGTCGTTCCTCGCGATCAATGCTGCGGAGCGCGACGACGAAGGCGAGAGCTGA
- a CDS encoding low molecular weight phosphatase family protein — protein MFRVLFVCTANICRSPYMELVGRWALPEDSNLALSSAGTLGFVDHPMNDTMAETLAGDDRGGIDAQAFRSRRLTSALVNEADLVLTAEDEHRQFILLEQPAAFRKVFSLGQFATVVQRLDSQASGSALVDAVANTSGIAQIRADVADPYRRGRRAAANCARQIDELLAVVLPALDNHAGARRLPDTRSTRSGTEGEE, from the coding sequence ATGTTCCGGGTCCTCTTCGTCTGCACGGCGAACATCTGCCGCTCGCCCTACATGGAGCTCGTGGGTCGCTGGGCGCTCCCGGAGGACAGCAACCTCGCGTTGAGCTCGGCCGGAACGCTCGGGTTCGTGGACCACCCGATGAACGACACGATGGCGGAGACGCTGGCGGGCGACGACCGGGGCGGCATCGACGCGCAGGCCTTCCGAAGCCGCCGGCTCACCTCAGCCCTGGTGAACGAGGCCGATCTCGTCCTGACGGCAGAGGACGAGCACCGCCAGTTCATCCTGCTGGAGCAGCCCGCGGCGTTCCGCAAGGTCTTCTCCCTCGGCCAGTTCGCCACCGTCGTCCAGCGACTGGATTCGCAGGCTTCCGGATCAGCTTTGGTGGATGCTGTCGCCAACACGAGCGGGATCGCCCAGATCCGTGCCGACGTGGCCGACCCCTACCGCCGGGGCCGACGCGCCGCCGCGAACTGCGCGCGCCAGATCGACGAACTGCTGGCTGTGGTCCTGCCAGCACTCGACAACCACGCCGGAGCACGGCGGTTGCCCGATACTCGGTCCACACGGTCCGGCACGGAAGGCGAGGAGTAA
- a CDS encoding WXG100 family type VII secretion target, with the protein MAFVGMSPEAIRQVATGLSNNAESLNSVITTVESAIQEAEANWKGLDSTNFVNDWSGQHKVTLQTATDAISQLSQSANQQADQQETTSNA; encoded by the coding sequence ATGGCTTTTGTCGGAATGAGCCCGGAAGCGATCCGTCAGGTCGCTACCGGTCTGTCGAACAACGCCGAGTCGCTGAACTCGGTCATCACCACCGTCGAGTCCGCGATCCAGGAGGCAGAGGCCAACTGGAAGGGTCTCGACTCCACCAACTTCGTCAACGACTGGTCCGGCCAGCACAAGGTGACCCTGCAGACCGCGACCGACGCGATCTCGCAGCTGAGCCAGTCGGCCAACCAGCAGGCTGACCAGCAGGAGACCACCTCCAACGCCTGA
- the cysC gene encoding adenylyl-sulfate kinase: MSSQNPQPVPQHCPTARELDDLELLLSGALAPLTSFNEPGSAVTLQLPEELVARHEIELVDPEGLPLARVTNDAGRWTPLGLSAAAYGPFRRLHLTPADARTKYAGATWTPLTDALTTDEIAELSAIEGPRVLLALTGRGTPDDLSPVGLVRASLAAADLIGDTAVIAVPLASHGDADADHALGTQVVQNYALDDQIRPLTTPDLTSRHARPDLSAYPEGIREVVEFDRPPLDQRGLVLFFTGLSGSGKSTLARELVDKVLEQGHRTVTSLDGDVVRRNLSAGLTFSREDRETNIRRIGWVAAEIARHGGLAVVSPIAPFDSTRQQVREYVEEAGGTFFLIHVATPLEECERRDRKGLYAKARQGLIPEFTGISSPYEEPEDADVRVDTTGHTVESALSVVEKALEAAGLLAL; encoded by the coding sequence GTGTCCAGCCAGAACCCGCAGCCGGTGCCCCAGCACTGCCCGACCGCCCGCGAGCTCGACGACCTCGAGTTGCTCCTGAGCGGCGCACTCGCCCCGCTGACCAGCTTCAACGAGCCCGGATCTGCGGTCACGCTGCAGCTGCCCGAGGAGCTCGTCGCCCGCCACGAGATCGAGCTCGTCGACCCCGAAGGCCTCCCCTTGGCTCGCGTCACCAACGACGCTGGTCGGTGGACCCCGCTCGGCCTCAGCGCTGCGGCGTACGGACCGTTCCGGCGGCTGCACCTGACGCCGGCCGACGCGAGGACGAAGTACGCCGGGGCGACCTGGACGCCGCTGACCGACGCACTGACGACCGACGAGATCGCCGAGCTGTCCGCCATCGAGGGTCCCAGGGTGCTGCTCGCACTGACCGGCCGCGGCACGCCCGACGACCTCTCCCCCGTCGGCCTGGTCCGCGCGTCGCTCGCGGCCGCTGACCTCATTGGCGACACCGCCGTGATCGCAGTCCCGCTTGCGAGCCACGGGGATGCCGACGCGGACCACGCGCTCGGCACGCAGGTCGTGCAGAACTACGCCCTCGACGACCAGATCCGACCTCTCACCACGCCAGACCTGACCTCTCGGCACGCCAGACCTGACCTCTCGGCGTATCCGGAGGGGATCAGGGAGGTGGTCGAGTTCGACCGGCCGCCGCTCGACCAGCGCGGGCTCGTCCTCTTCTTCACTGGCCTGTCCGGCTCCGGCAAGTCGACGCTCGCGCGCGAGCTGGTCGACAAGGTCCTCGAGCAGGGACACCGCACGGTCACGTCCCTCGACGGTGATGTCGTGCGCCGCAACCTCTCCGCCGGCCTGACCTTCTCCAGGGAGGACCGCGAGACCAATATCCGCCGGATCGGCTGGGTGGCCGCCGAGATCGCCCGCCACGGCGGCCTTGCGGTGGTCTCCCCGATCGCCCCCTTCGACAGCACGCGCCAGCAGGTGCGGGAGTACGTCGAGGAGGCCGGCGGCACGTTCTTCCTGATCCACGTGGCCACTCCGCTCGAGGAGTGCGAGCGCCGCGACCGCAAGGGGCTCTACGCCAAGGCGCGCCAGGGCCTGATCCCGGAGTTCACCGGCATCTCCAGCCCCTACGAGGAGCCCGAGGACGCCGACGTACGCGTCGACACCACCGGTCACACCGTGGAGAGCGCGCTGTCCGTCGTCGAGAAGGCGCTCGAGGCCGCCGGGCTGTTGGCGCTCTGA
- a CDS encoding sulfite exporter TauE/SafE family protein: MPELITTAFFSILAAGFFVGIVVGLTGMGGGALMTPALIFLGVGHTAAIVTADLTAAAIYKTGGAITHWRGGSPNLALAKWLIIGSVPMAFLGPWLVSAVTDDPETLEKTLKLCIGIALLFAASTYAVRLYINLRNVRRGGVQPDEHPYIRPVPTLLVGALGGLLVGITSVGSGSVIMVALLMLYPGLSPVKLVGTDLVQAVPLVLAAALSNIAIHGLDWSLLIPLVLGSVPGTLIGSRLAPRVPQSIIRRGIVVVLTMSGVALLFKAGLHPYGEGQETFEAITIAGVGIAMLVLVPLVWGALRKQHGLPMFGAPTVTELEGAVGRRGKL; this comes from the coding sequence TTGCCCGAGCTCATCACCACGGCGTTCTTCTCCATCCTCGCCGCCGGATTCTTCGTCGGCATCGTCGTCGGCCTGACAGGCATGGGCGGCGGGGCTCTCATGACGCCTGCGCTGATCTTCCTCGGTGTGGGCCACACGGCGGCGATCGTCACGGCGGACCTCACGGCAGCCGCGATCTACAAGACCGGCGGCGCGATCACCCACTGGCGCGGGGGATCACCCAACCTGGCGCTGGCGAAGTGGTTGATCATCGGCTCGGTCCCGATGGCCTTCCTCGGGCCGTGGCTGGTCAGCGCGGTCACGGATGACCCGGAGACGCTGGAGAAGACGCTCAAGCTGTGCATCGGCATCGCGCTGCTCTTTGCCGCGTCGACGTACGCCGTGCGCCTCTACATCAACCTCCGCAACGTCCGTCGTGGCGGTGTGCAGCCGGATGAGCACCCCTACATCCGGCCGGTCCCCACGCTCCTCGTCGGTGCCCTCGGCGGCCTGCTCGTCGGGATCACCAGCGTCGGCTCCGGCTCCGTGATCATGGTCGCCCTGCTGATGCTCTACCCCGGGCTGTCGCCCGTGAAGCTGGTCGGCACGGACCTGGTGCAGGCCGTGCCTCTCGTGCTGGCCGCCGCCCTGTCCAACATCGCCATCCACGGGCTCGACTGGAGCCTGCTCATCCCGCTCGTGCTCGGCTCGGTCCCCGGCACCCTCATCGGCAGCCGGCTCGCTCCCCGCGTCCCGCAGTCGATCATCCGGCGCGGGATCGTGGTCGTGCTGACGATGTCGGGGGTTGCGCTGCTCTTCAAGGCTGGCCTGCACCCCTACGGCGAGGGCCAGGAGACGTTCGAGGCGATCACCATCGCCGGCGTCGGTATCGCGATGCTGGTGCTGGTCCCTCTCGTCTGGGGGGCGCTGCGCAAGCAGCACGGCCTGCCGATGTTCGGGGCGCCGACCGTCACGGAGCTCGAGGGCGCCGTCGGGCGCCGCGGCAAGCTGTAG
- the cysD gene encoding sulfate adenylyltransferase subunit CysD, with the protein MASTRSDYQLSQLDQLEAESIHIFREVASEFEKPVLMFSGGKDSIVMLRLAEKAFYPAKIPFSILQVDTGLDFPEVMETRDRWVSRLGVNLVVASIDDAIKNGIIPDAAKISRNRLQIPTLLNAIEENGFTAAFGGGRRDEEKARAKERVYSHRDEFGQWDPKMQRPELWSLYNGRLHEGEHMRIFPISNWTELDVWDYIGREGIEIPNIYFSHQRRVFERDGMLMSETPLNPLREGEVVTERTVRFRTCGDITLTGCVESTASTIDEIIAEVSIAKKTERGATRGDDRFSEAAMEDRKKEGYF; encoded by the coding sequence ATGGCTTCTACACGCTCCGACTACCAGCTGAGTCAGCTTGACCAGCTGGAGGCGGAGTCGATCCACATCTTCCGCGAGGTCGCCAGCGAGTTCGAGAAGCCCGTCCTGATGTTCTCGGGTGGCAAGGACTCCATCGTCATGCTCCGCCTGGCGGAGAAGGCGTTCTACCCGGCGAAGATCCCGTTCTCGATCCTCCAGGTCGACACGGGTCTCGACTTCCCCGAGGTCATGGAGACGCGCGACCGCTGGGTCAGCCGCCTCGGCGTGAACCTCGTGGTGGCGAGCATCGACGACGCGATCAAGAACGGCATCATTCCCGACGCCGCGAAGATCAGCCGCAACCGCCTCCAGATCCCCACGCTGCTCAACGCGATCGAGGAGAACGGCTTCACCGCTGCCTTCGGTGGTGGCCGCCGCGACGAGGAGAAGGCCCGCGCCAAGGAGCGCGTCTACTCCCACCGCGACGAGTTCGGCCAGTGGGACCCGAAGATGCAGCGTCCCGAGCTGTGGAGCCTCTACAACGGGCGCCTCCACGAGGGCGAGCACATGCGCATCTTCCCGATCTCGAACTGGACCGAGCTGGACGTCTGGGACTACATCGGCCGCGAGGGCATCGAGATCCCGAACATCTACTTCAGCCACCAGCGCCGCGTCTTCGAGCGCGACGGCATGCTGATGAGCGAGACGCCGCTCAACCCGCTGCGCGAGGGCGAGGTCGTCACCGAGCGCACCGTCCGCTTCCGCACCTGTGGCGACATCACGCTGACCGGCTGCGTGGAGAGCACGGCGTCCACCATCGACGAGATCATCGCCGAGGTGTCGATCGCCAAGAAGACCGAGCGTGGCGCCACCCGTGGCGACGACCGGTTCTCCGAGGCTGCCATGGAAGACCGCAAGAAGGAGGGCTACTTCTGA
- a CDS encoding LppA family lipoprotein — protein MEQGDRRMMRSRALALLLGATLALTGCTSDKDKAGEPMDSTLTIDQAVDHYNAFSDAVIDRLGAEFGTRPWETAADSGGRAYCGEGDSGLEAVLPRRRFEGTYPIEQRDAVRDLVIAVGKENGFRDPELVVERPDYLKIVAEDEVGARYTFAMSVNTILSTSTGCHAAG, from the coding sequence ATGGAACAAGGTGACCGGCGGATGATGCGTAGCCGTGCCCTCGCGCTCCTCCTCGGAGCAACACTCGCCCTCACGGGATGCACCTCGGACAAGGACAAGGCAGGAGAGCCCATGGACTCCACGCTCACGATCGACCAGGCAGTCGATCACTACAACGCGTTCAGTGACGCGGTGATCGATCGGCTGGGCGCTGAGTTCGGCACCCGCCCGTGGGAGACGGCCGCAGATTCTGGTGGACGCGCGTATTGCGGCGAGGGGGACTCCGGCCTCGAGGCCGTCCTCCCGCGCCGTCGCTTTGAGGGCACCTATCCGATCGAGCAGCGTGACGCGGTCCGCGATCTCGTGATCGCGGTCGGCAAGGAGAACGGTTTCCGCGACCCGGAACTCGTCGTCGAGAGGCCGGACTACCTCAAGATCGTGGCGGAGGACGAAGTGGGTGCCCGCTACACGTTCGCGATGTCGGTCAACACGATCCTGTCGACCTCGACCGGTTGCCACGCTGCAGGTTGA
- a CDS encoding sulfate adenylyltransferase subunit 1: MASTTEKPMDLLRFATAGSVDDGKSTLIGRLLLDSKSIFEDQLEAVEATSVSKGYDYTDLALLTDGLRSEREQGITIDVAYRYFATPSRKFIIADTPGHVQYTRNMVTGASTADLGLVLVDARQGLTEQSRRHAVILSLLRVPHLVLAVNKMDLVDFDEKVYKKIQDEFTAFATKLNIPDLEVIPISALSGDNVVNRSENMPWYQGPTLMHHLEHVHVASDRDLIDARFPVQYVVRPKSDEFHDYRGYGGMVAGGVLKKGDEVVVLPSGMTSRIAGIDLFDQEVDLAFPPMSVTVRLEDDVDVSRGDMIARVNNAPTASQDIDAMVCWMTTEPLRPKQKLAIKHTTRNGRALVKDIQYRLDVNTLHRDLETKELGVNEIGRVQLRTTVPLLVDPYSKNRTTGSFILIDEATGITVGAGMING; encoded by the coding sequence ATGGCCAGCACCACCGAAAAGCCCATGGACCTGCTGCGCTTCGCGACCGCCGGCTCCGTCGACGACGGCAAGTCGACCCTCATCGGTCGCCTGCTGCTCGACTCCAAGTCGATCTTCGAGGACCAGCTCGAGGCCGTCGAGGCCACCTCGGTCTCCAAGGGCTACGACTACACCGACCTCGCGCTGCTGACCGACGGTCTGCGCTCCGAGCGCGAGCAGGGCATCACCATCGACGTGGCCTACCGCTACTTCGCGACCCCGTCGCGCAAGTTCATCATCGCCGACACTCCGGGCCACGTTCAGTACACCCGCAACATGGTCACCGGTGCGTCCACCGCCGACCTCGGCCTCGTCCTCGTCGACGCCCGCCAGGGCCTCACCGAGCAGTCGCGCCGCCACGCGGTCATCCTGTCGCTGCTCCGGGTCCCGCACCTGGTGCTCGCGGTCAACAAGATGGACCTCGTCGACTTCGACGAGAAGGTCTACAAGAAGATCCAGGACGAGTTCACCGCGTTCGCGACGAAGCTCAACATCCCGGACCTCGAGGTCATCCCGATCTCGGCGCTGTCCGGCGACAACGTCGTCAACCGCTCCGAGAACATGCCGTGGTACCAGGGCCCGACCCTGATGCACCACCTCGAGCACGTTCACGTCGCGTCTGACCGCGACCTGATCGACGCCCGCTTCCCCGTGCAGTACGTCGTTCGCCCGAAGTCGGACGAGTTCCACGACTACCGCGGCTACGGCGGCATGGTGGCCGGCGGCGTGCTCAAGAAGGGCGACGAGGTCGTCGTCCTCCCCTCGGGCATGACGTCCCGGATCGCGGGCATCGACCTCTTCGACCAGGAGGTCGACCTGGCCTTCCCGCCGATGTCGGTCACCGTGCGTCTCGAGGACGACGTCGACGTGTCGCGCGGCGACATGATCGCCCGCGTGAACAACGCTCCGACGGCGTCGCAGGACATCGACGCGATGGTCTGCTGGATGACGACCGAGCCGCTTCGCCCGAAGCAGAAGCTCGCGATCAAGCACACGACCCGCAACGGGCGCGCGCTGGTCAAGGACATCCAGTACCGCCTGGACGTCAACACGCTGCACCGCGATCTGGAGACCAAGGAGCTCGGCGTCAACGAGATCGGCCGTGTGCAGCTGCGCACCACCGTCCCGCTGCTGGTCGACCCCTACTCGAAGAACCGCACCACCGGTTCGTTCATCCTGATCGACGAGGCGACCGGCATCACTGTCGGCGCCGGCATGATCAACGGCTGA
- a CDS encoding alpha/beta hydrolase, with product MGTFVGMDPAAIRRLASLLGGSADQLDSISVTIQRLVSDAVSQWEGPECQDFVASWEGEHRLGLQQAGASVRLLSVTAETNAEDQDRTSSEGGFFAGVVDAVKDAAAAAAVAAATAAARSDVIVPTIADLPASGPPRAGSPGQNATWWNELSDAEKAAVLKFHPEWVGNLDGVPGSVRDQANRALLPQYRDELEQQLADARARGDDDQAEIIQNKLDGLDSVEEVLALGDRQLLTLDISGEEQLKAAVAIGNVDTADHIAVFTPGLTTTVEDSLKGYDKDMLELRATMDGELDLAGRDESTAVVSWLGYEAPQLNTDVLDPGFDGSSASVANDDLARAGGDDLAGFYNGLDAMRRDDAHITALGHSYGSTTLGFALQQGTGVDDAVFFGSPGLGTDNLADLGLSEGHAFNMEASSDEVGDAGQFGADPDNIPGIDRLSTSSSEVDGVELSESEWHSEYLMDQSTPQHNMAVVAVGADHDRLVQTNELDLGLPGSLANHAVEAGRDGAVWAGDKVEDGGRWVGDKISDGWNKVTGG from the coding sequence ATGGGCACGTTCGTCGGCATGGACCCGGCAGCGATCAGACGTCTTGCCTCGCTCCTGGGCGGCTCGGCTGATCAGCTCGATTCGATCAGCGTCACGATCCAGCGGCTGGTCAGCGACGCCGTCTCCCAGTGGGAGGGCCCGGAGTGCCAGGACTTCGTGGCGAGCTGGGAGGGAGAGCACCGCCTCGGCCTCCAGCAGGCCGGTGCGAGTGTCCGCCTCCTCAGCGTGACGGCGGAGACCAACGCGGAGGACCAGGACCGCACCAGCTCGGAAGGTGGATTCTTCGCAGGCGTCGTCGACGCAGTGAAGGATGCCGCAGCTGCCGCCGCCGTCGCTGCAGCAACGGCAGCCGCGCGGTCTGACGTCATCGTGCCGACGATCGCGGACCTTCCTGCGTCCGGCCCGCCACGCGCCGGCTCGCCTGGGCAGAACGCCACGTGGTGGAACGAGCTCAGCGATGCCGAGAAGGCCGCCGTCCTCAAGTTCCATCCCGAGTGGGTCGGCAACCTCGACGGCGTCCCCGGCTCCGTCCGCGACCAGGCCAACCGGGCACTGCTTCCTCAGTACCGCGACGAGCTCGAGCAGCAGCTCGCCGACGCGCGTGCGCGCGGCGATGACGACCAGGCCGAGATCATCCAGAACAAGCTCGACGGCCTGGACAGCGTCGAGGAGGTTCTTGCACTCGGCGACCGCCAGCTGCTCACCCTCGACATCTCGGGTGAGGAGCAGCTGAAGGCCGCGGTTGCCATCGGCAACGTTGACACGGCGGATCACATCGCGGTGTTCACGCCGGGTCTCACGACGACCGTTGAGGACAGCCTCAAGGGCTATGACAAGGACATGCTCGAGCTCCGGGCGACGATGGACGGCGAGCTCGACCTCGCGGGACGCGACGAGTCGACAGCGGTCGTCAGCTGGCTGGGTTACGAAGCGCCTCAGCTCAACACCGACGTACTCGATCCCGGCTTCGACGGTTCCTCGGCCAGCGTCGCCAACGATGACCTCGCCCGTGCGGGCGGCGACGACCTCGCCGGGTTCTACAACGGACTTGACGCGATGCGCCGCGATGACGCCCACATCACCGCCCTGGGCCACTCCTACGGCTCGACCACACTCGGGTTCGCACTCCAGCAGGGCACGGGAGTCGACGATGCCGTGTTCTTCGGTTCGCCGGGACTCGGCACCGACAACCTGGCAGACCTCGGCCTCTCCGAGGGCCATGCGTTCAACATGGAGGCCAGCAGTGATGAGGTCGGTGACGCCGGCCAGTTCGGTGCGGATCCGGACAACATCCCCGGCATTGACCGGCTGTCCACCAGCTCGAGTGAGGTCGACGGCGTTGAGCTCAGTGAGTCGGAGTGGCACTCGGAGTATCTGATGGACCAGTCCACCCCTCAGCACAACATGGCAGTCGTCGCGGTCGGCGCGGACCACGATCGTCTCGTGCAGACCAACGAGCTGGACCTCGGGCTCCCCGGCAGCCTTGCGAACCATGCCGTCGAGGCGGGCCGCGACGGTGCCGTCTGGGCGGGCGACAAGGTCGAGGACGGCGGTCGTTGGGTCGGCGACAAGATCAGTGACGGATGGAACAAGGTGACCGGCGGATGA
- a CDS encoding LCP family protein, whose protein sequence is MDERSEEMHVLHEDMHFDTVKRVRRRRRNSLWARKTRRLRHWIKEHKALSVLIGIVLFLLLILLLWLLWLWMHLNEVERFDLDLDDRPPYYGGQNILLVGLDCDAEAPVSDSLRHCNPDEGTDLSDLEHASATGNRSDVIMVLHVSEDGSKAQLVSIPRDSYVEVKGHGRTKINAAFSYGGPSLLAHTVEQATGLYINHMAVVDFHGFKGISNAIGGVQVYVKDEITVPGTGQVAWPQGWQTIKGEDALTYVRTRYGLPRGDFDRVQRHQNFLRAVMQRTQSMAVLANPLAVTRLVGEVTGNLAVDSGFKNSEILDLTFAGLQLRMDDISYATVPYEGSAMVDGASVVLLKEKEMRELFDAIAHDRFISYVNDHPVETLPADQDVD, encoded by the coding sequence ATGGACGAGCGGTCCGAGGAGATGCATGTCCTCCACGAGGACATGCACTTCGACACGGTGAAGCGTGTTCGCCGCCGACGCCGCAACAGCCTCTGGGCCCGCAAGACCCGGCGGCTGCGCCACTGGATCAAGGAGCACAAGGCGCTCTCGGTGCTCATCGGGATCGTCCTGTTCCTCCTGCTGATCCTGCTGCTGTGGCTGCTCTGGCTCTGGATGCACCTGAACGAGGTCGAGCGCTTCGACCTCGACCTCGACGACCGCCCGCCCTACTACGGCGGCCAGAACATCCTGCTCGTCGGCCTCGACTGCGACGCAGAGGCGCCGGTCTCCGACTCGCTGCGCCACTGCAACCCCGACGAGGGCACGGACCTCTCCGACCTCGAGCACGCCAGCGCCACCGGCAACCGCAGCGACGTGATCATGGTCCTCCACGTCAGTGAGGACGGCAGCAAGGCGCAGCTGGTCTCGATCCCCCGCGACTCGTACGTCGAGGTGAAGGGGCACGGCCGCACCAAGATCAACGCCGCCTTCTCCTACGGGGGCCCGAGCCTCCTCGCCCACACCGTCGAGCAGGCGACCGGGCTCTACATCAACCACATGGCAGTCGTGGACTTCCACGGCTTCAAGGGCATCTCCAACGCGATCGGCGGCGTCCAGGTCTACGTGAAGGACGAGATCACCGTGCCCGGCACCGGTCAGGTGGCCTGGCCCCAGGGGTGGCAGACCATCAAGGGCGAGGACGCGTTGACCTACGTCCGCACCCGATACGGCCTCCCGCGCGGCGACTTCGACCGCGTCCAGCGTCATCAGAACTTCCTGCGGGCGGTCATGCAGCGCACCCAGTCGATGGCGGTGCTGGCCAACCCGCTCGCGGTGACCAGGCTCGTGGGTGAGGTCACCGGCAACCTGGCGGTGGACTCCGGGTTCAAGAACTCCGAGATCCTGGACCTGACCTTCGCCGGTCTCCAGCTGCGCATGGACGACATCTCCTACGCCACCGTCCCCTACGAGGGCAGCGCCATGGTCGACGGCGCCTCCGTCGTACTCCTCAAGGAGAAGGAGATGCGCGAGCTGTTCGACGCGATCGCGCACGACAGGTTCATCAGCTACGTCAACGACCACCCGGTCGAAACCCTTCCTGCGGATCAGGACGTCGACTGA
- a CDS encoding WXG100 family type VII secretion target, whose amino-acid sequence MSMLGMDVEIVRGVSQQLTGQADEIESVIAAVDGLIAEAGNNWTGDDATAFIDSWNAQHKPSLTAAADAIRQLATTASSQADEQEQTSAG is encoded by the coding sequence ATGAGCATGCTCGGAATGGACGTCGAGATCGTCCGCGGAGTGTCGCAGCAGCTGACCGGCCAGGCAGACGAGATCGAGTCCGTGATCGCGGCGGTCGATGGCCTGATTGCTGAGGCTGGCAACAACTGGACGGGTGATGACGCCACGGCGTTCATCGACTCCTGGAACGCGCAGCACAAGCCGTCGCTGACCGCCGCTGCGGACGCGATCCGCCAGCTGGCCACGACCGCTTCCTCGCAGGCGGACGAGCAGGAGCAGACCTCCGCCGGCTGA